The Aestuariibaculum lutulentum genome segment AGATATTCTTAATACATTTTCTACCTGGGCATGCATACGTTTATTCTCTTCTTTAATCATGCCAAGATAGCGTAACACCTTTTCCTTATCTTCAATAATTTTAGGATTCCTAATTGCATCCAACGCCAAGTTTATAGTCGCAATTGGCGTTTTAAACTCATGCGTCATATTATTGATAAAATCGGATTTGATTTCTGATATTTTACGCTGTTTTATAAGCTGATATAAAGCACCTCCATAAGTTATCATGATGATTATGGTAAAAAGAAATGATAATAAAATCATCCTTAGAATTGAAGATAAGATAAATTTCTTATCATTCGTAAAATTCACCAGAAGTTTATAAGGTGTCCTGTTATTTTCATCTGGAAAAATTGCTACCGAATAATTTGAATCTTTATCATACTCGAAACCATCACTTTGCACTTTTGTCGCCAAATCATTTGCATAAATTGCAAATTCGAAATCAAGATTAATACTATCTTTTATAAGAGTCTTAGTTAATAAATCTTTGATTTCATTTTCTGAAACACGCTTATGAATAGGTGTTGTTTTTAAGTATGCTTTATAATTTTTTTCGAAAACCAAACGCTGCGCATCAGAAATAACACCGCTTCTAATTATACTAGATATAGGACTTTGCGCTAAATCCTTATCGGTTAAATCTTCATTTTTATAAACTTCAGTTGAAGAACTCCCTATGATACTTTTAATATCCAGACTATCTAAACCAATGTCAAAGAGCGTTGATGTTAATTTATAATTTTCTTCAAGAACACTACTCTTGTAAATAAGTGTTTCCTTGGTATTATTGTTTTGCTGATAAATTAACAACTGAGATACGGTAGCCGAGTCTGCCTTTTTTTCTGGGTCTAAAGTCTGATATTCATTATAGTAATTGGCAATTTCATTATCTCCAATAGTATTTGAGACATAATAAAGCGCCTTATTTACATTAAAACGAAAACGATCTTTTTCACTTTTTATAGATCCATTTATATAGTAGGCCTGAACGAAAATAATACCTACTAAAGACAAGGTCATTAAAAGGATTAACAGGACGAATGTTCTCTTACTCATTATTCAAATTTAACATTTTAACATTTAGCAGAATTGGTTTTAACCTTACATTAACAAAAATGTTAAAATTATAAAGTTTTGACAATTTGCTCATGTATTTTCATCACTTGTTCTTTAGTTTCTTCAAAATTTACATTATTTACAACAAAATCTGATAAAGCGATTTTCTCTTCATCACTCCACTGATTCTTTATAATAGCTTCAATTTTTTCCTTTGTTGTATGATCTCTTTTCAATAAACGTTCGATACGTAAATGCATTGGAGCCGTTACCGTAATCACTAAATCACATTGTTTATTTCCGCCGTTTTCAAAAAGAATAGCCACTTCTTTTATAACATAAGAGGTGTTTTGCTTCTCTTTCCATGATTCAAAATGTTTACCTACTTCTGGATGTACAATCGCATTCATTTTTTGCAGATAGGTTTTATCATTAAAAATGATATTGGCAATAAACGGTTTATTTAATTCACCATTTACATATACCTCTTCGCCAAATAACTGAACAAGTTTTTCCTTAATAACTTCAGAAGTAACCATCAATTTTTTAGCTTCGACATCGGCTATATACACCGGAACTCCCAACGCTTCAAATTCTTTAGCTACGGTTGTTTTTCCGCTACCAATACCTCCAGTAAGTCCGACTACCATCATTTTGTAATTATAAACTCTATACGTTTCTGATTGATTTTCACATTCTTTACCTTCTCAGGATATTGTGCCACTTCCGGCACCATAAAAAACTGATTGTTTATCGTTTTACTAAAGTCGCAAACCACTTTAAAATCTTTCGCAGTTATTGTATTAAAGTCACTTAAACTAACATAATACGCCACATTTACTTCTTTTGGAAAAAACTTCAACCTTACATTTTCAGGCGCATTAATAAGTTGCACCGGAATTTTCAAAATGCCTTCGGTAAATTTATCCACTTTAGCATTTAAAACGGTTTGGACTGCCGAAAACTTTACATCCTGATGTTTCTGATTATTCACTGGCAATTTTAACTTAACGGTCTTTAGTAAATCTGTTCGAACATCTTTTAAAGCTAAAGATTCTGTCTCGATATAATGAATTTTAGACACTTTAATTTCAGGCCCAATAACTGTTATAGAATCGGGCTTCAAATTAAAGTCTGAAGCTAAATCGTATCCCGGGCTATATTTTATATCGGATTGTAAAACGACAGGAACTTTTTTCACCATATTTTCATCAAACTGAAAATATAAAGTATCCGGAGTTATATTTAATACGCTTACCTGACTACTAAACTGCGTATTCTGCAAATATGCAGCGGTTTTATGCCATACAAAAACCGAATCCTTTTTATAGATATCTTTCTTAAAATCAACCTTTATTTCCGGTTTGGAAAAATAGTATTTAAGCCACTTAAAACCATGGGTTTTTAAAGTAACGTCTAAACGTATTGAATCGTTTAAAATAACGTCTTCGTCTGGTACATTTATCGCTTTAATATTAAACGCTAAAGTATTAGTATACTCTTTAGATAGCTTATTAAACAATAAAATAAGAAAGGCCGATAGCAAGAACAAAACAAATACATTTAGCCTTTTACTCTTTATTGAAGCTAATATTTTTGATTTTAGTTCTTTTAGCATGCCGGTTTAAAAAATAATTTTGGAAAATGCGATTCTGGATTTTTCTTTAATACATCTACTGCCCACGTCGATTTTAAAAAGCCATAGCCATAGCCAAAAAACTGAACAGAAATGGCAATTAAACTCAATACTGAAACGACTATACTTTTTGTCGATATTAAGGCTGTAATAAATGCCATACTAAAATACAACACATAAAGCTTAAAAAAGACATCTATATGAAATAAAAGTAGGATTAAACTTAAAAACAAACCTAAGGTAAACATAGTAGGAAACCAATACGTTAACTTTTTTGTTTGTGGATGCCAGACGTTCAGAATCGGTCGTACCATCCCGAATTTATTGACCTGAACATAAAACTTGTGCCAGGAAATTCTACGTTTATGATAAACGTACGCTTCAGGAATTAACTTGGTTTTATATCCCAAATTCCATAAACGGATGGATAAATCGGGGTCTTCACCCGGATGAATATAGCCAAACCCTTTTGAAGCCTCGAAAGCTACTTTGGAAATACCCATATTAAAGCTTCGTGGCTGAAACGTATCTACACTTTTCTTGTTTCCTCGAATACCTCCTGTGGTAATAAACGAAGTCATGGAAAAATTTATCGCCTTTTGCAAATTGGTAAACGATTCATGTGCTGCATCGGGACCACCAAAACAATCGACATAATTTTGACTTAAACTCTTTTCTACTTCTGTTAAATATTGAGGAGGTAAAATACAATCGGAATCGAGAATGATAAAATAATTGCCTTTGGCTTTTCGCATGCCATAATTACGAGAGTCTCCCGGACCTGAATTGTCTTTGAAATAATAAGAGATATCCAGTCTATCTTTAAAACTATTAACTACCCCTTCTGAAGAAATAGATGAACCGTCTTCTACAATTACAATTTCGAATGGGGTTTTGGTATGTAAAGCTTCAAAACTTTGTAAAAGTTCCTGCGTCTCATCCGGACGGTTATAAACAGGTATAATAAATGAAAACTGTAGTTGCATCAAAGTTGTGTTTTGCGTTAGGGATTAAAGCAAGCTACCGTGTAGCGCGGAAAGCCCGACCACACTTGAGTGTGGTAACGCCCAAATTATTTTTTAACACAAATGTAACGATTCCAAACAAAAAAGCCACCTCATATAAGGTGGCTCTTTCTATATAAAATGTAATTTTTATTCTTCTCCTACGAAGGTACTCATAACAGCATCGCTTACACCCATGTTACTAAAACCTCCATCGTTGTAAAGGTTTTGTAATGTTACACGTTTTGTAAGGTCACTAAATAAAGTAACACAGTAGTTAGCACAATCTAAAGCCGTTGCATTACCAAGTGGCGACATTTTATCGGCGTAAGCGATAAATCCGTCGAAACCTTTAACTCCGCTACCTGCTGTAGTTGGCGTTGGCGACTGAGAAATGGTGTTTACTCGTACTTTTTTATCGCGACCAAAGAAATATCCGAAGCTACGAGCAATACTTTCTAAGTACGCTTTGTTATCGGCCATATCGTTATAATCTGGGAATACACGCTGTGCAGCCATATAACTTAACGCCACAATACTACCCCACTCGTTCATTGCATCTGCTTTGTAAAGTGTTTGCATTACTTTGTGAAAAGACATTGCAGAAACATCAGTTCCTTTTTGTGTCCAATCGTAGTTTTGGTTTGTATAATGGTTACCTTTACGTACGTTAATTGACATTCCAATAGAGTGAAGAACGAAATCGATTTTTCCGCCTAAAATCTCCATAGATTGCTCTACCAACTTTTGTAAGTCTTCAACCGAAGTTGCATCGGCAGGAATTACTTGAGAACCAGTTTTTTCAGCTAACTCGTTAATTTGTCCCATACGCATAGCTACAGGGGCATTAGTTAAAACGAATTGTCCACCTTCTTCATGAACACGTTCTGCAGTTTTCCATGCAATCGAATTTGAGTCTAACGCTCCAAAAATGATTCCTTTTTTTCCTTTTAATAAATTATAAGACATTTTCTTGGTTATTATATTGTTTTCTTTTTTCTATTTGGTGGACAAAGATACTAATTAATTCAATAATTCTTTGGCATGTGCAATAGCAGATGAAGACATTTCCACACCGCCTAACATTTGGGCGATTTCGACAATACGCTCGTCGTGGTTAAGCTTTACTAAATTAGAATGTGTTACCTCGTCTTTATCTTCTTTATAAACTTTAAAATGCGAATGTCCTTTGGCGGCTACCTGCGGTAAATGAGTAATTGCAAATACTTGCATGGACTTACTCATTTCCAGCATAATATCTCCCATTTTATTTGAAATCTCACCTGAAACTCCTGTATCAATTTCATCGAACATGATGGTTGGTAACTGAATGTATTTTGCCAAAACAGATTTAATAGCCAGCATAATTCTGGATAACTCTCCTCCTGAAGCAGCCTTTTTCAATTCGTTGTAATTCCCGCCTTTATTTGCAGAAAATAAAAATGATAAATTGTCTTTTCCGTTAGACAAATACTCATTTTCAAGATTAACTTCTATACTAAACTGCGCGTTTGGCATTCCTAAACCCACCAAAATCGATTCTAACTGCTCCTTTAATTCTGGTATAACCTTAGAGCGTTTATCGTGTATCGTTTTAGCAATTGTATCTAAAGTCTTTGCCTGAGCCTCGATTTCACTCTCTTTGTTTTGAATGGATTCATCAAGATTTTCGGTAACAGAAACCTTTTCTTCTAACTGATTTTTAATTTCAATAAGTTCTGATACCGTTTCTACAACATGCTTTTGCATTAAATTATGAAGTAAACGTAATTTAGCGTCAACAACCTCCAATCGGTTTGGATCGGCCTCCAGATTATCCTGAAGTAAATCTACTTCTCTGTAAACATCGTCTAATTCGATTAAGCTACTGTTTACTCTATTGAATAAATCTTCGTACTTTGATGAATACGAGCTTAATTTTTGAAAGGTGTTTTTTAAAGCCGTTAGTGTGGTTATAGCCCCTACTTGCTCATCGGTAAGTAACTGATATGCCTCACCCAATTTATCCTTTATGCTTTCTACATTATTCAGACTTTCATACTCTTCTTCGAGTGCTTCCAACTCACCATCTACTAAATTAGCTTCAACCAATTCATTCAACAAAAAGCTATTGTAATCGTGTTCCTTTATAGCATCGGCCTGAAACTCTAAAAGCGATTTTAATTCCTTTTTTAAAGTTTTGTAGACTTTTAATTCTGAAGTATACTGTTGAAGATTTTCTTCATTATTTGCCAAAGCATCAATTACCTGAAACTGAAATTCATCGGTCGTTAACGCCATGGTTTGGTGTTGCGAATGAATATCGATTAATCGTTCGCCTAACAACTGTAAACTACTCAGATTTACCGGGGAATCATTTACGAACGCTCTGGATTTACCTGATGGTAAAATTTCGCGACGAATAATAGTCTGCTCGTCATAATCGAAATCTTCAGCTTCAAAAAGAGATTTTAAATTGTAATTTGAAATATTAAAAACGGCTTCAATAACACATTTTGTTGACGTGTCTTTCAAACTGCTTAAATCGGCACGCTTACCCAGAATTAAAGATAAACCTCCTAAAAGAATAGATTTTCCGGCACCGGTTTCACCTGTAATAATTGAAAAACCATCGTTAAAATTAACATTTAATTGATCGATTAATGCGTAATTTTTTATTGAAAGTGATGTTAGCATCCAAGTTGAAAATTAAAAGTTAAAAGCTTAAAGTTATACTCCTTAAAACTTAATATTTTGCCATTTGCTATTGTAAGTTGGCGCCACTTTTTGAAGGGTTTCTTTAACGCTGGCAATGTTCACATTCGGACCATCACTAAAGATTTGTTCTATTTCATCGGCTTTAGCATCAAAAAACGTACGTAACAGAAAAGAATTTGGTCGGCGTGAGTTCATCGCTTTAAACTTGATTAAAGATGTCGCTACTTCTTCTTTTCCTGATTTGGCGTTATCACTCATCACATCTAAACCTTGCATGTGGTAATCGTACATAACCTGACGATACTCTTTAAATGTAGGCGATAAAACATTGTCGATTAACGCAAAACGGCTTTGTAAACCATCTTCAACCTTCCAACCTTTATAATTTTCCTGCTGTGAATAGTTTGTAATAATCTGTGCCTGCTTAAAATAAGGATCTCCTCCATTCTCAGCAAACGAATCGGCATCTAAACCTAAAACCATATATACATGAAATGCTATAACAGACACCAAGTTAGACTGATATTGTGTAGGATTAAAAATTAAGTTTTGATACTCTAAATATCGAAAGTTAAAATCCTTATCATTAAAATTATAAATTGGGGTACTAAATGAAGAACCGTAAACTGGTCTTGACGACTGTACTTGTAATGACGCCTGAAACGCTTCACCACTATAATTAGTTACGTTTACAATAAAACTACAATCAATACGCTCCTGTAAAGCAAAGGTTTTATCTGTCCACTTGGTATTGTTTACAAACTCGGTTAATTGCTTTTCTAATGTTTTAAAAATGGGAAAGTTCTCGTTTCCTGTTTGTTGTGCATTAACCACAACATTGCAATTTAATTCCTGGGCAAAACCAAAAACACTTAAAAAGAATAATAAAACGACTAGAATGTTACGCATTAATTTGTTCTAAAATTTTATTTATCAAATCTTTAGCTACTTCAGCTTTAGATTTTAACTGATATTCGTTAATGTTATTTTCATCATCAATAAAGGTTACTTTATTAGTATCGCCTTTAAAACCGGCACCTTTATCGTTTAACGAATTTAAAACAATTAAATTTAAATTCTTTCTTTTTAGCTTGTCTTTTGCGTTTTCCAATTCGTTATTGGTTTCTAAAGCAAAGCCTACAAGAAACTGATTGGATTTAGCTTTTCCCAACGACGCTAAGATATCCTGAGTTTTTTCTAACTCTAATGTTAACGTAGCATCGCTCTTTTTTATTTTCTGAGCTGCCACATCTTTTGGTTTGTAATCAGCTACAGCTGCAGAACAAATAGCAATATCAACCGCATCGTAATATTCATGAACCGCATTGTACATATCCTGTGCACTAACTACAGGCACAACCTGAATTAAACCATGTGACACAGATTGATTGGTTGGTCCTGAAACCAAAACAACCTCAGCACCTAAATTCGCAGCTGCTTTAGCGATTTCAAAACCCATTTTTCCACTGGAATGATTTCCTATAAAGCGGACGGGATCTATGGCTTCGTAAGTGGGACCTGCGGTAATTAAAACTTTCTTTCCGCGAAGTGGTAATTGATTTAAAATATCGTTTTCAATGAAAGACACAATATCTTCCGGCTCTGCCATACGTCCTTCACCTACCAGTCCGCTGGCTAATTCGCCGCTGGTAGCAGGAATCATTATATTTCCGTAAGATTTTAAGACCTTGAAAGAACGCAAAGTGCTTTCATGTTTATACATATCTAAATCCATGGCAGGCGCAAAATACACCGGACATTTCGCTGATAAATACGTTGCTAATAAGAGATTATCACAAACACCATTGGCCATTTTAGACAAAGTATTTGCTGTAGCAGGTGCTACGATAAATAAATCGGCCCAAAGCCCTAAATCGACATGATTAGTCCAAACGGCATTGTCGTCATCGTCATGAGTGAACGAGGAATACACCGGATGTTTTGAAAGCGTAGATAAGGTTAAAGGAGTTACAAAATCTTTTGAAGCCGGTGTCATTACAACTTTTACGTTGGCACCCGATTTTATAAATAACCTTACTAATGAAGCTGTTTTGTAAGCGGCAATACCACCACTAATTCCTAATAGTATGTTCTTGCCGCTTAATATTGACATTTTAAAAACGGTTACTGATTATCTTCTTCAGTGTTTCTAAAATAAACTTTATCTGTTAACCATTCTTGAACAGCTAAAGCATGAGGTTTTGGTAATTTTTCGTAAAATTTAGACACCTCAATTTGCTCTTTATTCTCGAAGATTTCTTCTAAGCTATCGTTATAAGTAGCAAACTCTTCTAACTTATCGATAAGCTCTTTTTTAATCTCTGTGTTAATTTGGTCAGCACGTCTTGCAATGATAGAAATTGACTCATAAATATTGCCTGTCGGCTCGTCAATTTGGTTTCTGTCGTACGTAATGGTATTAACAGGAGCATTGGTTTTCTTTAAATCCATCGTCTTTATTATTTAACTTTTTATGCTATAACTTTTTTATTTCTTCGTCTATTACAACTCCAATTTCATTTACCTCTTCAATATGTTCTGAAGCGGCATATGATTGCTTAAAGGAATCACAGTATTCTTTGGCTTGCTCTAAACGTGGTTTCTTTAGAGGCACATAAGTTCCTCGTTTAAAGTCGAAACTATTAATTGCTAATTTATAAGCTGAATCCAGTCTGTAAAACAGAGCTTCTTCTCTTAAATTAGATCCAGGAAAATCAATCACAAAATTATCGAACGACTTAATAGATGCTTCGTAATCTGAAATTGTATTGTACTGCTTAGCAATTTCAAATGCTTTCTTTTCTAATTTAAAGTCTAATTCTTTTACCAATTCGTTAGCTGCAGATAAATACTCCGACTTTGGAAATTGGTTGATAAACCCTTGTAATTTATCTATCGCTTCTTTTGTTTCCTTTTGATCTTTAGAATAAATAGGCGATCTCATGTAATAACTTTTCGCTGCCAAATAAGAGGTTTCTTCTAACTTCTCACTTTTAGGGTAACTGGTTGCAAAACGCTCTAACTGATATCCTGCTGTATAGTAATCTCCAACTTCGTATAACGATTTTGAATATAAATACATTAGTTTTTCAGCCTGAGGTTTCCCTCTATAACTTGCTATAAGTGGCTCAAACAACCTGTTAGCTTTGGCATACTTACCTTCGTTATAAAGTTCTTCTCCCATTTTATACTTTGCCGCAATATCTTCAGACTTTAAGGTTTTCTGATATTCGCTACAAGAGTTTAAAACTGTGATTGTTAATAATAAATAAAGAAATCTTTTCATTTGTTGTTATTACCTGTTTCTATTATCAAATCTTATATGCATAACATAAACATATTTAATTTATTGTAAATATGCATATTTCATTGTTTTAAAACAAGATGCAAAATTAAGTTAATAATATGGATTTTAAAAATATTATTTCACGCTAAAATACTTGAAGCTTTATAGGAACAACAAGGATTAAGTAATATTTAACTTTTGTGTGGTTCAATAGCATCAAAAAGGTCGTAATCCAGAATTAGAGTCCCTTCACTATTAAAATTTTGTGCCTTTACAAATTTGAAATCGACTTGAACTTCCTTTAAATCATAGGAATGAATTTTATGAACTTCCTGATTGAAGGATTCGTCGTAATAACTTATCATGATAATTAATTCGCCATGAAGCTTTTTTATGGCTTCATTTGAATAATTCGACAACGGACTTTCATCATCCAATTCATGAACAATAGTCCATGTTGTCGGCAAATAATCTATGGCATCTCGTTCCAGATTCAACAAATAAAAATTATTCTCATAAATTCCTGAATCATTAGGCTGAGATAACATTAAAGTTACCGATATTTTAGGTTGAATCATTACCGATTTCCTATCATTAACCAACCTAAACATGATGGCGCGATGCTGTTTAAAATCTCTTAAAACAAGATATTTACTAAACCTGACTGCTGATCTTGGCTTCGAAAACCGACCATAAATTAAACCGGTTACAAAGGCGAATAACATTAAACCTAAAAAAGATTCAATAGACGCTACCATACCGCTCAACCATCCGTTTGGCGCCAAGGCACCATACCCTACTGTAGTAAAAGTTTGTGTACTAAAGAAAAAGGCATTGAAAAAATCCTGAACCGGACTACCTGATAAGGCAGTGATTTCTTCAATTCCTATTAACAGATAAATTAAAGCGAAAAGAGCATTAATTAAGAAGCCTACCAAAAAGGATAGGCTAAAAAAATAAAACCACGAAATATTTACCAAAAAATGATAGGCTTCGGAAAATTTTCGTGGTTTGTTATGATATTTTAAATTAAAAGACCCATCAGGTTTAAGCATGCGCTTAGCATACTGCGCAGAGGCATTCCCTACTCCCGGATCTTTTATTTTATTTACCACATTAAAAGGTTGCTACAAACGATTTTATTTTAGCTTTTAAAGCATCAGAAGCTGGCACTAATGGCAATCTTACAGTGTCTTGACAAAGACTTAAAGCTTCGAAAACACCTTTAATTCCTGCCGGGTTATTTTCTTCAAAAATATAACCAATAACATCCATTAATTTATAATGAAGTTTAAAAGCTTCTTTGGCATTTCCAGCTAACCCTAAACGAATCATTTCTGAAAATTCTTTAGGAAATCCTTGACCAATTACAGAAATAACTCCTGCCCCTCCAGCTAAAACGACACCTAAAGCTAAATCATCATCACCTGAAATAACAGCAAAACCTTCTGGTTTATTTTTTATTAATTCGTAATACTGAGCAATATTATTTCCTGCTTCTTTAACTGCTACAACATTTTCAAAATCTTGAGCTAAACGTAAAGTTGTTGACACCTCCATATTTTTAGAAGTACGTCCTGGAACGTTATAAAGAATCACATCAATCGGGCAAGCTTCAGCAACTGCTTTAAAATGCTGATAAATTCCTTCCTGAGTTGGTTTGCTATAATATGGAGATACAGATAAAATAGCTGCCATTTGACTTAAATCTGTCGATTTTATTTCTTCTACAACCAGAGCTGTGTTGTTTCCACCAATACCTAAAACCATAGGCACACGACCATTATTTGCTTTAACTACAGTTTCAACAACTTCCTTCTTCTCTTCTTTAGTTAACGTAACAACTTCTCCTGTTGTTCCACAAATTACAAGATACTCAACACCATTTTCAATATTGAAATTTACAATATTAGTCAAAGCCTCATGGTCCACACTTAAATCTGATTTAAACGGTGTAACCAAAGCAACTCCAGTTCCTAGA includes the following:
- a CDS encoding ion channel; protein product: MVNKIKDPGVGNASAQYAKRMLKPDGSFNLKYHNKPRKFSEAYHFLVNISWFYFFSLSFLVGFLINALFALIYLLIGIEEITALSGSPVQDFFNAFFFSTQTFTTVGYGALAPNGWLSGMVASIESFLGLMLFAFVTGLIYGRFSKPRSAVRFSKYLVLRDFKQHRAIMFRLVNDRKSVMIQPKISVTLMLSQPNDSGIYENNFYLLNLERDAIDYLPTTWTIVHELDDESPLSNYSNEAIKKLHGELIIMISYYDESFNQEVHKIHSYDLKEVQVDFKFVKAQNFNSEGTLILDYDLFDAIEPHKS
- the dapA gene encoding 4-hydroxy-tetrahydrodipicolinate synthase, whose product is MNSKFLGTGVALVTPFKSDLSVDHEALTNIVNFNIENGVEYLVICGTTGEVVTLTKEEKKEVVETVVKANNGRVPMVLGIGGNNTALVVEEIKSTDLSQMAAILSVSPYYSKPTQEGIYQHFKAVAEACPIDVILYNVPGRTSKNMEVSTTLRLAQDFENVVAVKEAGNNIAQYYELIKNKPEGFAVISGDDDLALGVVLAGGAGVISVIGQGFPKEFSEMIRLGLAGNAKEAFKLHYKLMDVIGYIFEENNPAGIKGVFEALSLCQDTVRLPLVPASDALKAKIKSFVATF